The Rhodopseudomonas palustris genome window below encodes:
- the panC gene encoding pantoate--beta-alanine ligase, whose translation MSRPPVVARTLPALRRALAELRKRNASVALVPTMGALHDGHLSLVRLAKRRADKVVVSVFVNPTQFAPHEDFGSYPRTFKADASKLAGENVDLIWNPDVKVMYPDGFASKISTEGPAVAGLEDRFRPHFFGGVTTVVGKLFIQCRPDVAIFGSKDFQQLRVVTRMAADLDLGVKVIGAPTVRERDGLAMSSRNVYLSAEERAVAPTLYRAMKEVAKRIKAGKSIESSLTAGAELITEAGFVLDYLEARHAETLAPIKSPKQGPIRLLVAAKLGKTRLIDNIAV comes from the coding sequence ATGTCCCGTCCTCCCGTTGTCGCCCGCACTCTCCCCGCCCTTCGCCGCGCGCTTGCCGAGCTGCGCAAGCGCAACGCCAGCGTGGCATTGGTACCGACCATGGGCGCGCTGCACGACGGGCACCTGTCGCTGGTTCGCTTGGCAAAGCGGCGCGCCGACAAGGTGGTGGTCTCGGTGTTCGTGAACCCGACGCAGTTTGCCCCACACGAGGACTTCGGCTCGTATCCGCGGACCTTCAAGGCTGATGCCTCCAAGCTCGCGGGAGAGAACGTCGACCTCATCTGGAATCCCGACGTCAAGGTGATGTACCCGGACGGCTTCGCCTCCAAGATCTCGACCGAAGGCCCCGCCGTCGCCGGCCTCGAAGACCGCTTCCGCCCGCACTTCTTCGGCGGCGTCACCACCGTGGTCGGCAAGCTGTTCATCCAGTGCCGGCCGGACGTCGCGATCTTCGGCTCGAAGGACTTCCAGCAGCTCCGCGTGGTGACGCGGATGGCCGCCGATCTCGACCTCGGCGTCAAGGTGATCGGCGCGCCGACGGTGCGCGAGCGCGACGGCCTCGCGATGTCGTCCCGTAACGTCTATCTGTCGGCCGAGGAGCGCGCGGTTGCGCCGACGCTGTACCGGGCGATGAAAGAGGTCGCGAAGCGGATCAAGGCGGGCAAGAGCATCGAGTCGTCGCTGACCGCGGGCGCCGAGTTGATCACCGAAGCAGGCTTCGTGCTCGACTACCTGGAAGCGCGCCACGCCGAGACGCTGGCGCCGATCAAATCGCCCAAGCAAGGTCCGATCCGGCTGCTGGTCGCCGCCAAGCTCGGCAAAACCCGGCTGATCGATAATATCGCGGTTTAA
- a CDS encoding glutathione S-transferase family protein — MARTLVIGNKNYSSWSMRPWIALKATGVTFDEVVIPLYTGDADKRRILAFTPAGKVPVLVDGDVSIWDSLAIIEYAAERFPKAQLWPDDVAARAHARSVAAEMHSGFVALRTECGMNIHRPVGAKPLSDAARADIARVQEIWTDCRHRYGRFGPYLFGRFSGVDAMFAPVVHRFRTYAVEVDPIAQGYMEVMMALPAFQEWTQAALAETWIIDKFETD, encoded by the coding sequence GATGCGGCCGTGGATCGCGCTGAAGGCCACCGGCGTCACATTCGATGAGGTGGTGATCCCGCTCTACACCGGCGATGCCGACAAGCGCCGCATCCTCGCCTTCACGCCGGCCGGCAAGGTGCCGGTGCTGGTCGACGGCGACGTCTCGATCTGGGATTCACTGGCGATCATCGAATACGCTGCCGAGCGCTTTCCCAAGGCCCAGCTCTGGCCCGACGATGTCGCCGCGCGGGCTCACGCGCGGTCGGTTGCGGCTGAGATGCACTCCGGCTTCGTCGCGCTCCGCACCGAGTGCGGCATGAACATCCATCGGCCGGTCGGCGCCAAGCCGCTGTCGGATGCGGCGCGTGCGGACATCGCGCGGGTGCAGGAGATCTGGACCGACTGCCGTCACCGCTACGGCCGTTTCGGGCCGTATCTGTTCGGCCGCTTCAGTGGCGTCGATGCGATGTTCGCGCCCGTCGTGCACCGGTTTCGCACCTATGCGGTCGAGGTCGACCCGATCGCGCAGGGCTACATGGAAGTGATGATGGCGCTGCCGGCATTCCAGGAATGGACTCAGGCAGCCCTGGCCGAGACCTGGATCATCGACAAATTCGAGACCGATTGA
- a CDS encoding DUF1489 family protein, with the protein MALHLIKLAVGCESVKDLTERVAERARSGGRHIHITRMVPKRDAELLDGGSLYWVIRGEIAARERLIAIEPFRDGDGISRCRLVLEPEVHPVSPRPMRAFQGWRYLTASDAPQDLGKAAEGIAAMPETMRRELRELGLL; encoded by the coding sequence ATGGCTCTGCATTTGATCAAGCTCGCGGTGGGCTGCGAGTCGGTGAAGGATCTGACCGAGCGGGTGGCGGAGCGCGCCAGATCGGGTGGGCGGCATATCCACATCACCCGCATGGTGCCGAAGCGCGATGCGGAGTTGCTCGACGGCGGCTCGCTGTATTGGGTGATCCGCGGTGAAATCGCGGCGCGCGAAAGGCTGATTGCAATCGAGCCGTTTCGCGACGGCGACGGCATCAGCCGTTGCCGCCTGGTGCTGGAGCCGGAGGTGCACCCGGTCAGCCCGCGGCCGATGCGGGCGTTCCAGGGCTGGCGCTATCTCACCGCATCCGATGCGCCGCAGGACCTCGGCAAGGCCGCCGAGGGGATCGCGGCGATGCCGGAAACGATGCGCCGCGAGCTGCGCGAACTCGGGCTGCTGTAG